The Leucobacter rhizosphaerae genome includes a region encoding these proteins:
- a CDS encoding putative bifunctional diguanylate cyclase/phosphodiesterase, with amino-acid sequence MLALIASVIICAPFQLHVGRRPGFPLVGVAIVMLAIQSVEASPYLDVSIWAIGLLVSQLFARRSLLQAMYLTGLGSTSAFAFVAVKSTLLDLGVWLLPTFLLATTAYYLVFLLGELVRQRGRTTTDERSGVGALSLPKLGGVVLIVSVLATILTLVDASVIPWLERDPLADLTPFVILLAASLMYILAQRRRYLGNEARMSAVVDAAVELPRHTGDELAEGLRERTRAIVQASDVEFRDRPPGKKEIGVPITLGSGPAQYLVASRGPGQATFAREDERAVAALAHVASEAARIQTEVDLLERRANSDALTGLPNYGAFQKALIDANENRPYREGIALLFIDLDNFKKLNDNFGHRAGDELLRAVADRLQGAAGGGDFVSRVGGDEFVVILTDLLSLEQAKETSDRIIEAVSQPLALEGHDMRPVLSAGLAFSNHRELDAQTLVEDADRTMLQAKRSRRQGASSSGASSVSISSHRSSRTNEIVARAIRDNRLMLAFQPIVNITDGRVWAHEALVRYVDPELGPISPPSLVARAKSLGMMNELTKQIITKALDAAEEFHRLAPAIRCMTVNLELGQISDSELGPFLRESARAHPDLTLCIELNERSLRSVTDELRRDALLLQKAGVSIALDDYGSDDSSVGALVHFPMNILKIDKSLIDDLDDLRQREVVKSLQGFGDNLSYTTVVEGIESAAMVDIMIELGVRNAQGYYFGRPISRAQSSERLRRWGDQASIGG; translated from the coding sequence GTGCTGGCCCTGATCGCGAGCGTGATCATCTGCGCTCCGTTCCAACTGCACGTGGGTCGCCGCCCCGGGTTCCCGCTCGTCGGCGTCGCCATCGTGATGCTCGCGATTCAATCCGTGGAGGCGTCGCCCTATCTCGACGTCAGCATCTGGGCGATCGGTCTGCTCGTCTCGCAGCTCTTCGCCCGTCGCAGCCTCCTCCAGGCGATGTACCTCACGGGTCTCGGATCGACCTCCGCATTCGCGTTCGTGGCGGTGAAGTCGACGCTCCTCGATCTCGGCGTCTGGCTGCTGCCGACGTTCCTCCTCGCCACCACCGCGTACTATCTCGTCTTCCTGCTGGGCGAACTCGTTCGGCAGCGGGGACGCACCACGACCGACGAGCGGAGCGGCGTGGGGGCGTTGAGCCTGCCGAAGCTGGGCGGCGTCGTGCTCATCGTCTCGGTGCTCGCGACGATCCTCACGCTCGTCGACGCCTCGGTGATCCCGTGGTTGGAGCGCGATCCGCTGGCGGATCTGACGCCGTTCGTGATCCTGCTCGCCGCATCGCTCATGTACATCCTGGCGCAGCGCCGCCGCTACCTCGGCAACGAGGCCCGGATGAGCGCGGTGGTCGACGCCGCCGTCGAACTCCCCCGCCACACCGGCGACGAACTCGCCGAGGGGCTGCGCGAGCGTACCCGCGCCATCGTGCAGGCGAGCGATGTCGAGTTCCGCGACCGTCCGCCGGGGAAAAAGGAGATCGGGGTCCCGATCACGCTCGGCTCAGGCCCGGCGCAGTATCTGGTGGCGTCGCGGGGACCGGGTCAGGCGACGTTCGCCCGGGAGGACGAGCGGGCCGTCGCCGCGCTGGCCCACGTGGCGAGTGAGGCGGCTCGGATCCAGACCGAGGTGGACCTGCTCGAGCGTCGCGCGAACAGCGACGCCCTGACGGGGCTCCCCAACTACGGAGCCTTCCAGAAGGCCCTGATCGACGCAAACGAGAACCGACCGTATCGCGAGGGCATCGCGCTGCTCTTCATCGACCTCGACAACTTCAAGAAGCTCAACGACAACTTCGGGCATCGGGCGGGCGATGAGCTGCTGCGCGCCGTCGCCGACCGACTGCAGGGGGCCGCGGGTGGCGGGGACTTCGTGTCGCGCGTGGGTGGCGACGAGTTCGTGGTGATCCTCACCGACCTCCTCTCGCTGGAGCAGGCGAAGGAGACGTCCGACCGGATCATCGAGGCCGTCAGCCAGCCACTCGCACTGGAGGGGCACGACATGCGCCCCGTGCTCAGCGCGGGTCTCGCGTTCTCGAACCACCGCGAGCTCGACGCCCAGACGCTCGTCGAGGATGCGGACCGCACGATGCTGCAGGCCAAGCGTTCGCGCCGTCAAGGCGCGTCATCGTCGGGAGCCAGCAGCGTCAGTATTTCGTCGCACCGATCGTCCCGCACCAATGAAATCGTCGCCCGCGCCATTCGCGACAATCGCCTTATGCTCGCGTTCCAGCCGATCGTGAACATCACCGACGGCCGGGTCTGGGCCCACGAGGCCCTGGTCAGGTACGTCGATCCGGAGCTCGGGCCGATCTCCCCACCGTCCCTCGTCGCCCGTGCGAAAAGCCTCGGCATGATGAACGAGTTGACCAAGCAGATCATCACCAAGGCGCTCGACGCCGCCGAGGAGTTCCACCGCCTCGCCCCGGCGATCCGGTGCATGACGGTCAATCTCGAGCTGGGACAGATCAGCGACAGCGAGCTCGGGCCGTTCCTGCGGGAATCGGCGCGCGCACACCCCGATCTCACTCTCTGCATCGAGCTGAACGAGCGGTCGCTCCGCTCCGTGACCGACGAGCTGCGGCGCGACGCCCTCCTGCTGCAGAAGGCCGGAGTGAGCATCGCGCTCGACGACTACGGTTCCGACGATTCCTCGGTGGGAGCGCTCGTGCACTTCCCGATGAACATCTTGAAGATCGACAAGAGTCTGATCGACGATCTCGATGACCTGCGCCAGCGGGAGGTCGTGAAGTCGCTGCAGGGCTTCGGCGACAACCTCAGCTACACGACCGTGGTCGAGGGTATTGAGAGCGCGGCGATGGTGGACATCATGATCGAACTCGGGGTCCGCAACGCCCAGGGGTACTACTTCGGGCGCCCGATCTCCCGCGCTCAGTCGTCGGAGCGACTCCGGCGGTGGGGAGACCAGGCATCGATCGGCGGCTGA
- the orn gene encoding oligoribonuclease yields MSNTPAEQIVWIDCEMTGLDVDRDGLCEIAVIVTDFDLTPLDPGFEIVINPGEEALANMGDFVREMHETSGLLPRIASGASLVDAEAQVIDYLSGLVTAGRRPLVAGNTIGMDRRFIAKYLPALEETLHYRSIDVSTIKELSRRWYPAAYFGAPAKRGGHRALADIAESIQELAYFRDTVMQPAPGPDKSASAATSQATSERYAALIDGLIA; encoded by the coding sequence GTGTCGAACACCCCCGCCGAGCAGATCGTGTGGATTGACTGCGAAATGACGGGCCTCGACGTCGATCGAGACGGGCTCTGCGAGATTGCGGTCATCGTCACCGACTTCGATCTCACGCCGCTCGATCCCGGGTTCGAGATCGTCATCAACCCCGGTGAAGAGGCCCTCGCGAACATGGGCGACTTCGTCCGCGAGATGCACGAGACCTCGGGGCTCCTCCCCCGCATCGCCTCCGGCGCCTCGCTCGTCGACGCGGAGGCGCAGGTGATCGACTACCTCAGCGGTCTCGTCACTGCGGGCCGGCGCCCGCTGGTGGCCGGCAACACGATCGGCATGGATCGCCGCTTCATCGCGAAGTACCTGCCCGCACTCGAGGAGACGCTGCACTACCGGAGCATCGATGTCTCCACCATCAAGGAACTCAGCCGCCGCTGGTACCCGGCGGCCTACTTCGGCGCTCCCGCGAAGCGCGGCGGGCACCGCGCCCTCGCGGACATCGCAGAGTCGATCCAGGAGCTCGCCTACTTCCGCGACACGGTGATGCAGCCCGCCCCCGGACCCGACAAGAGCGCCTCGGCAGCGACGTCGCAGGCCACGAGTGAGCGCTACGCCGCCCTGATCGACGGCCTCATCGCCTGA
- the def gene encoding peptide deformylase, giving the protein MAVLPITICGEPVLHRPAAPVTEFDASLRALVDDMYETTVAAPGVGLAAPQVGVGKRIFVWMYEDQDVAPERGVAINPELWVSPQDPGLPGEDEVEGCLSFPGERFALRRSERAMLRAQDIDGTPFEITASGWFARILQHEFDHLNGLLYVDRLVHPESRGAQKAERKNGWGKPGLTWLPGVDDLEG; this is encoded by the coding sequence ATGGCAGTTCTCCCCATCACGATCTGCGGTGAGCCCGTGCTGCACCGCCCCGCCGCGCCCGTCACGGAGTTCGACGCGTCGCTCCGCGCACTCGTCGACGACATGTACGAGACGACCGTCGCGGCCCCGGGCGTGGGACTCGCGGCGCCCCAGGTGGGCGTCGGCAAGCGGATCTTCGTGTGGATGTACGAGGATCAGGACGTCGCCCCCGAGCGCGGTGTGGCGATCAATCCCGAGCTGTGGGTCTCCCCGCAGGATCCGGGGCTGCCCGGTGAGGACGAGGTGGAGGGGTGCCTGTCGTTCCCGGGGGAACGCTTCGCACTGCGACGCTCCGAGCGTGCGATGCTGCGGGCCCAGGACATCGACGGCACGCCGTTCGAGATCACCGCGTCGGGCTGGTTCGCGCGGATCCTGCAGCACGAATTCGACCACCTGAACGGTCTGCTTTACGTCGATCGCCTGGTGCACCCGGAGAGCCGCGGCGCGCAGAAGGCGGAGCGGAAGAACGGCTGGGGCAAGCCCGGGCTCACGTGGCTGCCCGGGGTCGACGACCTGGAGGGCTGA